A window of the Desulfatirhabdium butyrativorans DSM 18734 genome harbors these coding sequences:
- the asnB gene encoding asparagine synthase (glutamine-hydrolyzing), with product MCGICGFSWNDAELIRRMSRRLIHRGPDQDGHFCCDGASLGHRRLSIIDLSQNGRQPMFNEDRSLVLVFNGEIYNFRELREELLQKGHVFASHSDSEVILHAWETYGTGALERLRGMFAFALYEAASGRIYLVRDRIGIKPLYYAVQNGRLRFASEIKAILEDERIERSLNPQALYDYLGFEFVPAPDTFFKGISKIPAGHYFVWEKGQGNLVRYWDLRMKPGSHRLSFDEAVATERRLLEEAVASHLISDVPLGVFLSGGLDSSALVAMMRRRITGSLKTFTIGYRDPSFSETEYARIVADHFQTDHQVLMIDDLKPEYVEQALWHLDEPMTDLSAVPLYLLCQQAKRHVTVCLSGEGGDESFAGYDRFKASRLYRWYCYVPREIRDGVIAKIVDRLPDRPQKKGLINMLKRFVEGARLPDEAMHLRWQYFLPPEMVDPLFKPDFRENLVLDPFRQIRQYAERCDAEDPVNREVYLDMRFMMTDSVLMKVDKMSMASALEIRVPLLDHVFVEFMASLPGDWKLKGLTTKHVFREALKGILPDKIVYRGKQGYSLPVKNLLRNELKSYMVDLLKSSAIIRETMNIDFIDRLIGEHLQMRHNHNHILWALMNVAIWHLHFF from the coding sequence ATGTGCGGCATTTGTGGTTTCAGCTGGAACGATGCGGAGTTGATCCGTCGGATGAGCCGGCGGTTGATTCATCGGGGACCGGATCAGGACGGGCATTTCTGCTGTGACGGTGCTTCTCTGGGGCACCGAAGGCTCAGCATCATCGACCTGAGCCAGAACGGCAGACAACCCATGTTCAACGAAGACCGATCCCTGGTCTTGGTCTTCAACGGGGAAATCTACAATTTTCGAGAGCTTCGGGAAGAACTGCTTCAGAAAGGCCATGTTTTTGCGAGCCATTCGGATTCGGAAGTCATCCTGCATGCCTGGGAGACATACGGTACGGGGGCGCTCGAACGATTGAGAGGCATGTTTGCCTTCGCACTGTATGAGGCGGCGTCCGGACGGATCTATCTGGTCCGGGATCGGATCGGGATCAAACCGCTGTATTATGCCGTTCAGAATGGACGGCTACGCTTCGCTTCGGAAATCAAAGCCATTCTGGAGGATGAGCGCATCGAGCGATCCCTCAATCCCCAGGCGCTTTACGACTATCTCGGATTTGAATTCGTTCCTGCACCGGATACGTTTTTCAAAGGCATTTCCAAAATTCCAGCCGGACACTATTTCGTTTGGGAAAAAGGGCAGGGAAATCTGGTTCGCTACTGGGATCTGCGCATGAAGCCCGGAAGTCACAGACTTTCCTTCGATGAGGCGGTCGCCACCGAGCGCAGACTTCTGGAAGAAGCCGTCGCAAGCCATTTGATCAGCGACGTCCCGCTCGGGGTTTTTCTATCCGGCGGACTCGATTCCAGTGCGCTGGTAGCCATGATGCGGCGGCGTATCACCGGGTCCCTGAAAACCTTTACGATTGGCTATCGGGATCCGTCCTTCAGCGAAACAGAATATGCCCGGATCGTTGCCGATCATTTCCAGACGGATCATCAAGTGTTGATGATCGACGATCTGAAGCCCGAGTATGTGGAGCAGGCGCTGTGGCATTTGGATGAGCCGATGACCGATCTATCCGCCGTGCCGCTCTATCTGTTGTGTCAGCAGGCCAAACGCCATGTGACCGTATGTTTGAGCGGAGAGGGCGGAGACGAAAGTTTCGCAGGGTACGACCGTTTCAAGGCAAGCCGTTTGTATCGCTGGTATTGCTATGTGCCGAGGGAGATTCGTGACGGTGTGATCGCCAAAATCGTGGATCGCTTGCCGGATCGTCCCCAGAAGAAGGGGCTGATCAACATGCTCAAGCGATTTGTGGAAGGCGCGAGGCTGCCCGACGAAGCCATGCACCTGCGGTGGCAATACTTCCTGCCTCCGGAAATGGTCGATCCATTGTTCAAACCCGATTTCCGGGAAAATCTCGTTCTGGATCCGTTCAGACAGATCCGGCAATATGCCGAGCGATGCGACGCCGAAGATCCGGTCAATCGTGAAGTGTATCTCGACATGCGTTTCATGATGACCGACAGCGTTCTGATGAAAGTGGACAAGATGAGCATGGCCAGTGCCCTCGAAATCCGGGTTCCCCTTCTGGATCATGTGTTCGTCGAATTCATGGCATCCCTTCCCGGAGACTGGAAGCTGAAGGGGCTGACGACAAAACATGTATTTCGGGAGGCATTGAAGGGAATCCTTCCCGACAAGATTGTGTATCGGGGAAAACAGGGATACAGCCTGCCGGTGAAGAACCTGCTGCGAAACGAGCTGAAATCGTATATGGTCGATCTGTTGAAGTCTTCGGCCATCATCCGGGAAACGATGAACATCGACTTCATCGATCGGTTGATTGGCGAGCATCTTCAGATGCGGCACAACCACAACCATATCCTGTGGGCCCTGATGAATGTCGCCATCTGGCATCTGCATTTCTTCTGA
- a CDS encoding NAD-dependent epimerase/dehydratase family protein — protein sequence MNILVTGGTGFTGKALVRRLLQDGHRVVALDYKEGLKTQELRDWGAKVVIGSVTDPEVVDRCMKDIEVVHHLAAAFRELDVPNRYYYEVNVEGTRTVLDAAWRHGVRKFIYCSTCGVHGNIDHPPGDETAPIHAADYYQQTKYEAEPVVQSYFRKGLKTVILRPAAISGDPERFFMIFKRVASGVFPMFGDGKTLYHPLYIDHLVDAFVLSMAEGKGDGEAYLIADEHYLTIEELVRRTAKALGVRVKIPHFPLLPVMIAGHVCEAVCKPFHIAPPIFPRRVDWFRQNRAFKIDKAKRDLGYRPTVDIDEGLRRTAQWYREEGLLS from the coding sequence GTGAACATACTGGTGACTGGAGGGACAGGGTTTACCGGAAAGGCGCTGGTGCGCAGGTTGTTGCAGGATGGTCATCGGGTGGTTGCCCTGGATTACAAGGAAGGGCTCAAAACCCAGGAGCTTCGGGACTGGGGGGCCAAGGTGGTTATCGGAAGCGTTACCGATCCGGAAGTGGTCGACCGATGCATGAAGGATATCGAGGTAGTCCACCATCTGGCTGCAGCGTTCCGGGAACTGGACGTGCCCAACCGGTATTATTACGAGGTCAACGTCGAAGGCACCCGAACGGTTCTGGATGCCGCCTGGCGGCATGGTGTCCGAAAATTTATTTACTGCAGTACCTGTGGTGTGCATGGCAACATCGATCATCCCCCTGGCGATGAAACGGCTCCCATTCATGCGGCGGATTATTATCAGCAGACGAAATACGAAGCCGAACCGGTCGTTCAGTCCTATTTCCGAAAGGGTTTGAAAACCGTCATTCTGCGACCTGCTGCGATCTCCGGCGATCCCGAACGCTTTTTCATGATCTTCAAGCGCGTCGCATCGGGGGTGTTCCCGATGTTCGGGGATGGAAAAACCCTCTATCATCCGTTGTACATCGATCACCTGGTGGATGCCTTCGTTTTGAGTATGGCGGAAGGCAAGGGGGACGGAGAAGCCTACCTCATCGCAGACGAGCATTATCTGACCATCGAGGAATTGGTCCGTCGAACGGCCAAAGCCTTGGGGGTACGGGTCAAAATTCCCCATTTTCCCCTTCTTCCTGTCATGATTGCGGGTCATGTGTGTGAAGCCGTTTGCAAACCCTTTCATATCGCTCCGCCGATTTTCCCGAGAAGGGTGGACTGGTTTCGGCAGAACAGAGCCTTTAAGATCGACAAGGCGAAGCGGGATCTGGGATATCGACCCACGGTCGATATCGACGAAGGGTTGAGACGGACGGCGCAGTGGTATCGAGAAGAAGGGCTTCTTTCGTGA